A stretch of the Bacteroidota bacterium genome encodes the following:
- a CDS encoding TonB-dependent receptor, whose protein sequence is MIIKKLLFLFILIFIVVSISFAQTTGKLNGKIIDKESREALIGVNVMLEGTTIGTVTDLDGNYLMLNVPVGTYNLIVRYVGYREVTVKNLKAMVSFTTTQNIEMSSEAVELKEVVISAERPIIPKDQTGTIRVVTSEQIQLMPVRGIREMAATTAGVVQGERGGELNIRGGRSEETGYIVDGVWTNNPLTGGSSAFVSQRAIQEMIVMTGGYSAEYGNVMSGIVNVSTKSGKPNYFGSFEYVTDGFLGDGVKGWRNNGYQLYNLAFGGPVIPSNKNILQFFGSFEYTFNRDANPSYNSERLRELSNSIWPKFKAVTVNYIQEDLQRLPKLPSEQIDQRAKELLLDQPNWNLARPGQMPDGASLRLAWNEKLTANLGDFRINLGGISSRTWARSRVFSYTLMNAFHNPMTNSVNDQYTMRVTWAPQPKTFFEAQGSYFYTYFDYMDPVHEDRVFDYGDPAKNPLFFNYFPPGVDSSKLRASRIPMDTYLGIFAYPGRVYNGYGFNKTTFWQFNANITHQLGEHEIKLGGEYKIHQLRAYAIGPLSLALLRPGIIDTLRNGWYDKLTPAQKSYVLKEYASRYINTYGYDYFGREVNYDGYKKSERSEGPKEPVFSALYLQDKMEYQDFIVNAGLRFDYWDSNTDVLKDLYDVANSKNTTQYGSPENFKRLFPNKPVPTDGWGNPNKIEDDSFEESKPFLIFSPRLGFSFPVSERMVFFAQYGTFAQMPPLSNLYMSSDRLREWYLAPGYFSINNPRLRPQKTTQYELGIRQQLGEVASLNVTAYYKEITGLIQLGFIESRWNNTTFSTLQNGDYSTVRGFDLTFDSRRWNNLAASVNYTLSYATGTGSDPGTLGIILWLNARAPKFESPLDFDQRHTIAATLDYRFGKTDNVFLSQLGMNFLFRSNSGRPYTLNDPSIPPTDSRIKPQSTINANYSGWNFRFDYRIDKTFELPISNMRLNTYILILNLLDRKNIASVWAGSGQPDQTGYTQTPEFNATIRRMIEQDRADEVPVFTGIYNMFEMQPGYVGAPRQVRFGLILEF, encoded by the coding sequence ATGATTATTAAAAAGTTACTATTTCTTTTTATTTTGATCTTTATAGTTGTATCCATAAGCTTTGCTCAAACAACAGGTAAGTTAAATGGTAAAATTATCGATAAAGAATCGCGCGAAGCTCTCATCGGTGTTAACGTAATGCTCGAAGGCACAACGATTGGAACTGTTACCGATCTAGATGGAAATTACTTAATGTTAAATGTTCCTGTCGGTACTTACAATTTAATTGTGCGATACGTAGGATACCGAGAGGTTACGGTAAAAAACCTAAAAGCGATGGTGAGCTTCACGACAACTCAAAACATAGAGATGAGTTCCGAAGCTGTAGAACTAAAGGAAGTCGTGATTTCAGCCGAGCGTCCCATAATACCCAAAGACCAGACCGGAACTATCCGAGTAGTAACCTCAGAGCAAATTCAATTAATGCCGGTTCGTGGTATCCGAGAAATGGCAGCCACTACGGCAGGTGTCGTGCAGGGTGAAAGAGGCGGCGAACTTAATATACGCGGCGGTCGTTCAGAAGAAACTGGTTATATTGTAGATGGTGTTTGGACGAATAATCCATTAACAGGCGGTTCATCTGCTTTTGTCAGCCAAAGAGCAATACAAGAAATGATAGTTATGACTGGCGGATACAGTGCCGAATACGGAAACGTGATGAGTGGTATTGTTAACGTCTCTACTAAATCTGGTAAACCAAATTATTTTGGTAGTTTCGAATATGTAACAGATGGATTTTTGGGGGATGGAGTAAAAGGGTGGAGGAATAATGGATACCAATTATATAATTTAGCATTCGGCGGTCCGGTTATTCCTTCAAATAAAAATATTTTACAATTCTTTGGTTCTTTTGAATATACATTCAACAGGGATGCAAATCCAAGTTACAACTCTGAAAGACTAAGAGAGCTTTCTAATAGTATTTGGCCAAAATTTAAGGCAGTAACAGTAAATTATATTCAAGAAGATCTTCAAAGACTACCCAAATTGCCGAGTGAACAAATTGATCAACGAGCTAAAGAATTATTATTAGATCAACCGAATTGGAATTTAGCCCGCCCTGGGCAAATGCCCGATGGTGCTTCGCTCCGTCTTGCTTGGAACGAAAAATTAACTGCTAATTTAGGTGATTTCCGAATTAACTTAGGCGGAATCTCATCAAGAACATGGGCACGTTCAAGAGTTTTCAGTTACACATTGATGAATGCGTTCCACAATCCGATGACAAATTCAGTTAACGACCAATACACTATGCGAGTTACCTGGGCACCGCAACCAAAAACATTTTTCGAAGCTCAGGGAAGTTATTTCTATACTTATTTTGATTACATGGATCCTGTCCATGAAGATAGAGTATTCGATTATGGGGATCCTGCAAAAAATCCCCTCTTCTTCAATTACTTTCCTCCCGGGGTAGATTCCAGCAAGTTGAGAGCATCAAGAATTCCGATGGATACATATTTAGGAATATTTGCTTATCCAGGTCGGGTATATAATGGATATGGATTTAATAAAACAACATTTTGGCAATTTAATGCAAACATAACACATCAATTGGGTGAACACGAAATTAAATTAGGTGGAGAATATAAAATCCATCAATTGCGTGCTTATGCAATAGGACCTCTTAGTTTAGCGTTACTTCGTCCTGGTATAATTGATACATTACGGAATGGATGGTACGATAAATTAACTCCAGCTCAAAAATCTTACGTCCTAAAAGAATACGCCTCACGTTATATTAATACTTATGGTTATGATTATTTCGGTCGGGAAGTAAATTATGACGGATATAAAAAGAGTGAACGGAGTGAAGGTCCCAAAGAACCTGTTTTCAGTGCTCTGTATTTACAAGATAAAATGGAGTACCAAGATTTCATAGTAAACGCCGGACTCAGATTTGATTATTGGGACTCTAACACTGATGTATTAAAAGATTTATACGATGTCGCTAATAGTAAAAATACTACACAATATGGGTCGCCAGAAAACTTTAAGCGATTATTTCCAAACAAACCAGTTCCGACAGACGGTTGGGGAAATCCAAACAAAATTGAAGACGACAGTTTTGAAGAATCAAAGCCATTTCTGATATTCAGCCCACGTTTAGGTTTTTCATTTCCCGTCTCTGAAAGGATGGTATTTTTTGCTCAATATGGGACATTCGCACAGATGCCCCCACTTTCGAACCTTTACATGAGTTCTGATAGGTTACGCGAATGGTATTTAGCACCCGGCTATTTTTCAATAAATAATCCGAGATTACGTCCTCAAAAAACTACTCAATACGAATTAGGTATTCGTCAGCAATTAGGGGAGGTAGCAAGCTTAAATGTTACAGCATACTACAAAGAAATTACTGGTCTTATTCAATTAGGTTTCATCGAATCACGTTGGAACAATACGACCTTCTCAACTCTTCAAAATGGCGATTACTCCACGGTCCGTGGATTTGACCTCACATTTGATTCAAGACGTTGGAATAATTTAGCTGCTTCTGTAAACTATACTTTGTCGTATGCAACAGGTACAGGTTCCGATCCAGGTACGTTAGGCATAATTCTTTGGTTGAATGCAAGGGCTCCAAAATTTGAATCGCCACTCGATTTCGATCAGCGTCACACAATCGCCGCTACGTTAGATTACCGCTTCGGGAAAACTGATAATGTATTTTTAAGTCAACTCGGTATGAATTTCTTATTCAGAAGTAACAGCGGTAGGCCCTATACACTAAATGATCCAAGTATTCCGCCAACCGACTCACGAATAAAGCCTCAATCAACAATTAACGCTAATTACAGTGGCTGGAATTTTAGGTTCGATTACCGGATTGATAAAACATTCGAATTACCTATTTCCAATATGAGGTTGAATACTTATATATTAATTTTGAATTTGCTGGACAGAAAAAATATTGCTAGCGTATGG
- a CDS encoding PorV/PorQ family protein, translated as MKNKYLYTAFLICLVILVVFNFTEAQNKRIGTAAANELLIPVGARDFAMGGATISNTSGVEAIHWNPAGLSLIKYGAEGMFSSMSYLGDIGVSYGGVGVSFGDFGVVGLTIKSLSFGDIPLTTNEDPEGLLGRVYSPTYFTLGLTYSKSLTDAVAAGITAKMISERIDRVSASGVAFDFGVMYRNLAHISGLNMGVTVKNIGSQMAFDGTGLYRSATSSEGYRPEQRYKTQAASFELPSSIEIGLAYVSTFQENVHFSLNSTFINNNLYLDEYKLGGEIGYYLSGLKLFGRAGMGMVPQAEKDANIFGGTFGAGIAYSAPGVDIIVDYAYRQTDFFDGNNVLSIKLGF; from the coding sequence ATGAAAAATAAATATTTATATACCGCCTTTTTAATATGCCTTGTAATTTTAGTTGTTTTTAATTTTACTGAGGCTCAAAATAAAAGGATAGGCACTGCGGCAGCCAATGAATTACTAATTCCCGTGGGTGCTCGCGATTTTGCAATGGGTGGTGCCACCATCTCAAACACTTCAGGAGTCGAAGCAATACACTGGAATCCTGCCGGTCTCAGCTTGATAAAGTATGGGGCTGAAGGGATGTTCTCTTCCATGAGTTATTTGGGAGATATCGGTGTTAGCTACGGCGGCGTGGGTGTTTCGTTTGGTGATTTCGGTGTTGTTGGGTTAACTATAAAATCGCTTTCTTTCGGCGATATTCCACTCACAACAAACGAAGACCCTGAAGGACTTTTAGGAAGAGTATATTCACCAACCTATTTTACTTTAGGTCTCACTTACTCGAAATCACTGACCGATGCTGTTGCGGCGGGTATTACAGCTAAAATGATCTCTGAGCGAATCGACCGTGTTTCAGCAAGCGGTGTCGCTTTTGATTTTGGTGTAATGTATCGCAACTTGGCTCATATTTCCGGTTTGAATATGGGTGTTACGGTTAAAAACATCGGTTCGCAAATGGCATTTGATGGAACAGGATTGTACCGCAGTGCAACTTCAAGCGAGGGCTACAGACCTGAACAAAGATACAAAACTCAAGCAGCAAGCTTTGAACTCCCATCCTCAATTGAGATTGGACTTGCTTATGTTAGCACATTTCAAGAAAATGTACATTTTAGCTTGAACAGTACTTTCATAAATAACAATTTATACTTGGACGAATATAAACTTGGAGGTGAAATTGGTTATTATCTAAGTGGTCTTAAATTGTTCGGAAGAGCCGGTATGGGTATGGTTCCACAAGCTGAAAAAGATGCAAACATTTTCGGCGGTACATTCGGCGCTGGTATTGCTTATTCTGCACCCGGTGTTGATATTATTGTCGATTACGCATACAGACAAACCGATTTCTTTGACGGGAATAATGTATTATCCATTAAACTTGGTTTTTAA
- a CDS encoding T9SS type A sorting domain-containing protein has product MNIKKLKLLSILVVVFGFLCSTVFGAGIPDKNNRQKDMSLMKPTGTPLYQILNINNITTWMRADGQQNHSPTGDDGSYFPRGTKWVIYQDGFVWGGKAYTDSGLTTPAPTQLIRVGGQTYNIGTRAGRIIGTGASAVAQSPADPDVRIYRVRRDYAQMDMQELIRDASESFEIPVSSVTKSQTDQITNQYAKDWDEWPVAYGAPYIERNGTAGYQKPKPFNYDVTKGAIFNTDSLIAHNYDEPGLAGADPNSPADQVIWTVINDLDRSASTGLFGSEPLGLEAQITLWGYKRTDAMGNLYFKKIKFINKGGVDIGGGVKGSFYIDSMFFAQWSDPDLGSYGDDLCGVDMNLFPPVTGKPLSLGYVYNGNAIDAEFKKFGLQPPAVGYDFLQGPLVSGLPTDSGVFNLKRVYGKKNMPMTSFAYFSAGSGISDPPFNYEGGLRWWRMLQGYVPDASTARWRLYPHPTGVPETKFPLNGDPVRKTGFIDGLGTEWSLIPGDRRIVLNTGPFTLAPGDTQEVVVGTVAGLGADRLSSINVMKFYDQFVQTTYDALFQVTPSPPPPAVKIAELDGEIVLEWGSNLSAVDKTENTISQPGEFVFEGYNVYQLPRRSASLAEAKRLTTFDLETEPTVILDRKFDVSSGEILLLPVQFGSNSGITRYFRFNRDHILDIDKLNNGQEYYLAVTAYSRSTVTDFLPTALESSPIIYTVRPHSTNPGTRFPSAYGDLVTVTKTGGSGDATVVAKVIDPTALKTATYDIGWVIDTVAGSPVRSWTVHEGTTQRAKQTNISGDENYIIFDGMQVNVSKLTYSPPITILSHAQTVPPTGGLLSLWGDYTVFGGVTGLYKSSMVGADIPPDPVLTDMQADLEIRFTGNDASGLSNNDAPITTGGQWTTQWQRTSFGLQTVTETSHLNVQMRSSFELWDIENNRQLNYALINRNADGRAPYTNFVGDPNTAGQEPRYRMTGRDYIVVIYTPYDAATAQTTRMFPNDQKIGWLLFFEQGGTSKWKNGDVYKVKFANPIVAGTDMYQFTTTAPTFSDALAKIDAQKVGVYPNPYYAFNPAETNRFVRFVTFNKLPAKATIRIFNLAGQLVRTLTKEDPSQFFKWDLNNEHNFPVASGIYIAHVDMPDVGVTKIVKVAIIQEQEVPDVF; this is encoded by the coding sequence ATGAACATAAAAAAATTAAAATTACTATCAATACTTGTTGTGGTCTTCGGCTTTTTATGCTCTACTGTTTTTGGCGCTGGTATTCCAGATAAAAATAATCGCCAAAAAGATATGTCGTTGATGAAACCAACAGGTACGCCCCTTTACCAAATTCTGAATATTAATAATATCACAACTTGGATGCGGGCAGACGGACAACAAAACCATTCACCCACGGGTGATGACGGTTCATATTTTCCACGTGGAACAAAATGGGTAATTTATCAGGACGGTTTTGTATGGGGTGGAAAAGCTTATACAGATTCTGGCTTAACTACACCTGCACCAACACAACTTATCCGTGTTGGCGGTCAAACTTATAACATTGGTACGCGTGCTGGTCGTATCATTGGTACAGGTGCATCGGCTGTAGCTCAATCTCCTGCTGATCCTGATGTTCGTATTTATAGAGTCCGGAGGGATTACGCCCAGATGGATATGCAAGAACTGATACGAGATGCCTCCGAATCTTTTGAAATTCCGGTATCCAGTGTAACAAAATCACAAACCGATCAAATTACGAATCAATACGCGAAAGATTGGGATGAGTGGCCCGTAGCTTATGGAGCCCCGTACATCGAAAGAAACGGCACAGCGGGTTACCAAAAGCCCAAACCGTTTAATTATGATGTTACAAAAGGTGCAATCTTTAATACTGATTCTCTTATAGCACACAATTATGATGAGCCGGGACTTGCTGGAGCTGATCCAAATTCACCGGCAGATCAGGTTATTTGGACAGTAATCAACGACCTCGATCGAAGCGCATCTACAGGTTTATTTGGTTCAGAGCCATTAGGGCTTGAGGCACAAATTACGTTGTGGGGTTATAAACGTACCGATGCTATGGGTAATTTATACTTCAAGAAAATTAAGTTCATAAACAAAGGTGGTGTTGATATCGGTGGAGGAGTGAAAGGATCGTTTTATATCGATAGTATGTTCTTCGCCCAATGGTCTGACCCTGATTTAGGGTCGTATGGTGACGATTTATGCGGAGTAGATATGAATCTCTTCCCACCTGTTACCGGTAAACCACTTAGTTTAGGTTACGTTTATAATGGTAATGCGATTGATGCAGAATTTAAAAAATTCGGTCTCCAACCACCCGCCGTTGGATACGATTTTTTACAAGGTCCATTAGTCTCCGGTCTCCCAACAGATTCTGGTGTTTTCAACCTCAAGAGGGTATATGGGAAGAAAAATATGCCGATGACTTCTTTTGCATATTTCTCTGCAGGTAGTGGTATTAGCGATCCACCGTTTAATTATGAAGGTGGTTTAAGATGGTGGAGAATGTTGCAAGGTTATGTGCCTGATGCTTCCACAGCACGTTGGAGGTTATATCCTCATCCAACAGGAGTTCCTGAAACTAAATTCCCCCTCAATGGGGATCCTGTGCGGAAAACAGGTTTTATTGACGGTTTAGGTACAGAATGGTCGTTGATACCTGGTGATCGCCGAATTGTTTTAAATACCGGTCCATTTACACTTGCACCCGGAGATACTCAAGAAGTTGTTGTTGGGACAGTAGCTGGTTTAGGTGCCGATAGGTTATCAAGCATAAATGTGATGAAATTTTATGATCAATTTGTCCAAACAACATACGATGCTCTCTTCCAGGTAACACCTTCACCGCCACCACCCGCTGTCAAAATCGCAGAACTCGATGGCGAAATTGTTCTGGAATGGGGTAGTAATCTTTCAGCAGTCGATAAGACCGAAAATACAATTAGCCAACCAGGTGAGTTTGTATTCGAAGGTTATAACGTTTATCAATTACCAAGGCGATCAGCAAGTTTAGCCGAAGCAAAACGGCTTACCACTTTCGATTTAGAAACAGAGCCGACAGTAATTCTCGACCGAAAATTCGATGTTAGTTCGGGTGAAATATTATTGTTGCCAGTTCAATTTGGTTCTAATAGCGGAATAACTCGTTATTTTCGATTTAATCGAGATCACATATTAGATATCGATAAATTAAATAATGGTCAGGAATATTATTTAGCAGTAACTGCTTATAGCCGGTCAACAGTTACCGACTTTTTACCAACTGCACTTGAATCAAGTCCAATAATATATACTGTCCGTCCGCACTCCACAAATCCCGGAACCCGATTCCCCTCAGCGTACGGTGACTTGGTAACTGTTACAAAGACTGGCGGCTCGGGTGATGCGACTGTTGTTGCAAAGGTGATCGACCCGACGGCACTGAAAACTGCAACATACGACATCGGATGGGTCATTGACACGGTTGCGGGTTCACCGGTCCGATCATGGACCGTTCACGAGGGAACGACGCAACGGGCAAAGCAGACGAACATTTCCGGTGATGAAAACTATATTATCTTTGATGGTATGCAGGTGAACGTGTCCAAACTCACATACAGTCCGCCTATAACCATCCTTTCGCATGCACAGACCGTGCCCCCAACGGGCGGTTTATTATCCCTGTGGGGTGATTATACAGTCTTCGGTGGTGTGACAGGACTTTACAAGTCATCGATGGTAGGCGCAGACATTCCCCCGGATCCAGTATTGACAGACATGCAAGCCGACCTTGAAATTCGCTTCACAGGAAACGATGCGAGTGGTCTGAGTAACAACGATGCACCTATCACTACGGGTGGTCAATGGACAACGCAGTGGCAGCGCACCTCATTCGGTTTACAAACAGTCACTGAAACAAGCCACTTGAATGTGCAGATGCGTTCATCTTTTGAACTTTGGGATATTGAAAACAACCGTCAGCTCAACTATGCTCTGATTAATCGTAATGCCGATGGTCGTGCGCCCTATACCAACTTCGTTGGTGATCCAAACACGGCTGGTCAGGAACCGCGTTACCGCATGACAGGTCGCGATTACATCGTGGTAATTTACACCCCATACGATGCAGCCACGGCACAGACCACAAGAATGTTCCCGAACGATCAGAAAATCGGCTGGCTGCTCTTTTTCGAACAGGGTGGCACATCGAAGTGGAAGAATGGCGATGTGTATAAGGTGAAGTTTGCCAACCCGATCGTTGCCGGTACAGACATGTATCAGTTCACGACTACCGCACCGACATTTTCGGATGCACTTGCTAAAATCGATGCACAAAAAGTTGGCGTGTATCCAAATCCTTATTATGCTTTCAATCCTGCCGAAACAAACCGGTTTGTTAGGTTTGTAACATTCAACAAATTACCTGCGAAAGCAACAATAAGAATATTCAACTTGGCTGGTCAATTAGTGCGAACTCTCACAAAAGAGGACCCTTCACAGTTCTTTAAATGGGATCTTAATAATGAGCATAATTTTCCAGTGGCAAGCGGTATTTACATAGCTCACGTCGATATGCCTGACGTAGGGGTTACCAAGATTGTAAAGGTAGCTATAATTCAAGAACAAGAAGTTCCAGATGTATTCTAA